A region of Paenibacillus sp. 37 DNA encodes the following proteins:
- a CDS encoding aminotransferase class IV, with product MQYAAINGELVNMAAAVVPVTDHGFLYGLGLFETFRTYRGVPYLLERHLERMASGCKEIGIPFTKTAAEVTDWIQRLMDANGLRDAYVRYTVSAGEAPLGLPSGDYSKPNHILLAKALPEPSPSLYESGKMLQRLSTPRNTPEGEVRFKSLHYLNSILAKRELNGYGQHVLGAEGLQLTRDGHIAEGIVSNVFWVRENVLYTPALSTGILPGITRAWVLEIASQQGIHCIETLAAWEDLLQADEIFLTGSVAELVPVTTLRDQDGAETIISNGHIGPVTAVLLGMYRQKAGYTS from the coding sequence ATGCAATATGCCGCGATAAATGGAGAGTTGGTCAATATGGCGGCGGCCGTGGTTCCTGTAACGGATCACGGCTTTTTGTACGGGCTGGGCCTGTTTGAGACGTTCCGGACTTATCGAGGTGTCCCATATCTTTTGGAACGGCATCTGGAGCGCATGGCCTCGGGGTGTAAGGAAATTGGCATTCCTTTTACAAAGACCGCGGCAGAGGTGACAGATTGGATTCAACGTTTGATGGATGCGAACGGACTTCGGGATGCGTATGTGCGATACACGGTATCAGCCGGTGAAGCACCGCTAGGCTTACCTTCTGGTGATTATTCGAAGCCAAATCATATTTTACTGGCAAAAGCATTACCTGAACCTTCTCCCTCTTTATATGAGAGCGGAAAAATGCTCCAACGGTTGTCTACACCTCGCAACACGCCCGAAGGAGAAGTTCGGTTCAAGTCGCTACATTACTTGAACAGCATTCTGGCGAAACGGGAGCTGAACGGGTACGGGCAGCATGTGCTGGGTGCGGAAGGGTTACAATTAACCCGGGATGGTCATATAGCGGAAGGGATCGTCAGCAATGTGTTTTGGGTACGGGAAAATGTCCTTTACACGCCAGCACTCTCAACCGGCATTCTGCCGGGCATCACGAGAGCTTGGGTACTGGAGATTGCCTCGCAGCAAGGAATCCACTGTATAGAAACGTTAGCTGCCTGGGAGGATCTCCTGCAAGCAGATGAAATATTTCTAACAGGCTCGGTGGCCGAACTGGTTCCGGTGACAACTCTGAGGGATCAGGACGGAGCCGAAACGATAATTAGCAACGGACATATTGGCCCGGTTACAGCAGTCCTTCTGGGTATGTACCGGCAGAAAGCGGGGTATACTTCATGA
- the folK gene encoding 2-amino-4-hydroxy-6-hydroxymethyldihydropteridine diphosphokinase, with product MIAHSTSESSEAYIALGANLGDREQTLFEALSLLDEHPHISVLRCSALYETEPVGYVDQPAFLNMAVAVQVMLTPEQLLTELLDIENRLGRVRDIRWGPRTVDLDLLWMQGETRDTELLQLPHPRMGERAFVLVPLSDIVPEGETSGLYTFVHSSLSVLDGKDGIQLWKTCNWPIESGHSGS from the coding sequence ATGATTGCACATTCGACCTCTGAATCTTCAGAGGCTTATATTGCTTTAGGGGCCAATTTGGGGGACCGGGAACAGACGTTGTTTGAGGCATTGTCTTTGCTGGATGAACACCCTCATATATCCGTTCTGCGTTGTTCAGCGCTATATGAGACGGAACCTGTAGGATATGTAGATCAGCCTGCGTTTCTGAATATGGCAGTCGCCGTACAGGTGATGCTGACACCGGAGCAGTTGCTTACAGAATTACTGGATATCGAGAATCGGCTCGGCCGTGTTCGTGATATTCGCTGGGGACCGCGCACAGTTGATCTGGATCTGCTCTGGATGCAAGGTGAGACGCGAGATACCGAATTGCTTCAATTGCCTCATCCCCGCATGGGAGAACGGGCTTTTGTGCTAGTCCCACTGTCGGATATCGTACCGGAGGGCGAGACTTCAGGTTTGTATACCTTTGTACACTCATCGTTGTCTGTACTGGATGGAAAGGATGGAATACAGCTTTGGAAAACATGCAATTGGCCAATCGAATCCGGGCATTCCGGAAGCTGA
- the folP gene encoding dihydropteroate synthase, translating into MTLTPVIYERNYTWGPAELKLGTRTQIMGILNVTPDSFSDGGRYTNVERAVAHAQQMMEDGADLIDIGGESTRPGSDVVGADEELSRIIPVIEALHKQAPHIPISVDTYKAEVARQAILAGAHIINDVWGAKADPDMARTAAELGCPIILMHNRQVRNYTDYLSDVVSDLQESIQIALTAGVRADQIILDPGIGFVKDLGENLKLMSSLGLLNEMGYPVLLATSRKRFIQNTLDVGADDALEGTAATVAFGIAQGCQMVRVHDVKPIRRTADMCDAMLYASPGLRRK; encoded by the coding sequence ATGACACTTACACCTGTCATCTATGAACGGAACTATACATGGGGGCCAGCTGAATTGAAGCTGGGTACAAGAACACAGATTATGGGCATTCTTAACGTCACGCCTGACTCATTCTCGGATGGCGGACGTTATACCAACGTGGAGCGGGCGGTTGCCCATGCCCAGCAGATGATGGAGGATGGGGCGGACCTGATTGATATCGGCGGGGAGTCTACCCGTCCAGGTTCAGATGTCGTGGGCGCCGATGAAGAGCTTAGCAGGATCATTCCGGTTATTGAGGCATTGCATAAGCAAGCCCCACACATTCCGATATCGGTAGACACGTATAAGGCCGAGGTTGCACGTCAGGCTATTCTGGCGGGTGCTCATATCATTAATGATGTGTGGGGCGCAAAAGCAGATCCAGATATGGCCCGCACGGCAGCAGAGCTGGGGTGTCCCATTATTCTGATGCATAATCGGCAGGTGCGAAACTATACCGATTATCTGAGCGATGTCGTGAGCGATTTGCAGGAGAGTATACAAATTGCGTTAACAGCCGGCGTGAGAGCAGATCAGATTATCCTGGACCCGGGTATTGGTTTTGTGAAGGATCTCGGAGAAAATCTGAAGCTCATGTCATCGCTCGGTTTGCTCAATGAAATGGGATATCCCGTTCTGCTAGCCACCTCACGTAAACGATTCATCCAGAACACCCTGGATGTCGGGGCGGATGATGCGCTGGAAGGAACCGCTGCGACCGTTGCATTTGGCATTGCCCAAGGCTGCCAAATGGTTCGGGTTCATGATGTGAAGCCGATTCGGCGGACGGCAGACATGTGTGATGCCATGTTGTATGCTTCTCCGGGTCTACGGAGGAAATAA
- a CDS encoding anthranilate synthase component I family protein, with product MTHLMTTYADWMEWAEQGWTMMPYITKSDEGPYHGGLPLSWEAAWQQASPYAIVLENGKGGRYTFLGLDPVSVISGKGQEAVIHDVIQGTTSTDSGKPLDVLKRWTAPYSAPKVNGAPDFGGGYAGYLSYDVARSLEKLPDLAEDNPALPDYWWMRFEELWAYDHEQQMLFCMVHLAIEPNGNETDIRSLYATAEARATAMQKRWLHIMGAAQAEEQQQALERRNKQVNRTPQPEDAERESEGWETSFPQEDFEQAVRTVQEYIRQGDVFQVNLSLRQEKRLHSSAEHIYEWLRLVNPSPYMGMLRSPDFQLVSGSPELLVKVENGKVSARPIAGTRRRGRDEAEDKAMADELLRSEKERAEHIMLVDLERNDIGRIAAYGSVHVPELMTIEKYSHVMHLVSQVEGRLAEGLSVFDVIAATFPGGTITGAPKVRTMEIIEELEPVRRGPYTGSIGWMDYSGNMELNIVIRTLAIKDGIGYVQAGAGIVIDSDPYREYKECRNKARAMMRAVNYSEEAEASRAIEQEQAERTEAVKLK from the coding sequence ATGACACACCTGATGACAACATACGCCGACTGGATGGAGTGGGCTGAACAAGGCTGGACCATGATGCCCTATATCACGAAGTCGGATGAGGGACCGTATCATGGCGGTTTACCGTTATCGTGGGAGGCAGCCTGGCAGCAGGCGTCACCCTACGCAATTGTGCTGGAGAATGGCAAAGGCGGGAGATATACATTTCTGGGGTTAGACCCCGTATCTGTTATTTCCGGCAAGGGTCAAGAAGCGGTTATTCATGATGTGATTCAAGGAACCACCTCGACGGACAGTGGCAAGCCGCTTGACGTATTGAAGAGATGGACTGCCCCATATAGTGCACCCAAGGTTAATGGGGCTCCAGACTTTGGTGGTGGATATGCAGGTTATCTCAGCTACGATGTAGCAAGATCATTGGAGAAGCTTCCAGACTTGGCTGAGGATAACCCGGCTCTGCCGGATTATTGGTGGATGCGCTTTGAAGAACTATGGGCGTATGACCATGAGCAGCAGATGCTTTTCTGCATGGTTCATCTGGCTATAGAACCTAACGGGAACGAAACGGATATCCGTAGCCTATATGCAACGGCCGAAGCACGAGCGACAGCGATGCAGAAACGTTGGCTTCATATTATGGGGGCTGCACAGGCCGAGGAACAACAACAGGCACTGGAACGCCGCAACAAGCAGGTCAATCGTACACCGCAACCTGAAGATGCGGAAAGAGAATCCGAAGGATGGGAGACATCCTTTCCCCAAGAGGACTTTGAACAAGCTGTACGTACGGTACAGGAATATATCAGGCAGGGCGATGTGTTCCAGGTGAATCTGTCCTTGAGACAGGAAAAGCGGCTTCATTCGAGCGCTGAGCATATTTATGAATGGCTGCGCCTTGTGAATCCATCACCGTATATGGGTATGTTGCGTAGTCCGGACTTTCAACTGGTAAGCGGATCTCCCGAACTTCTGGTCAAAGTGGAGAATGGCAAAGTCAGTGCACGTCCCATTGCAGGGACCCGAAGAAGGGGCCGCGATGAAGCAGAGGATAAAGCTATGGCGGATGAACTGCTCCGCAGTGAAAAGGAACGGGCGGAGCATATTATGCTCGTTGATCTGGAACGTAATGATATCGGACGGATTGCGGCCTATGGTTCGGTTCATGTGCCTGAATTGATGACCATCGAGAAGTATTCCCATGTCATGCATCTTGTTTCCCAGGTGGAAGGCAGGCTGGCAGAAGGGTTATCCGTATTTGATGTGATCGCTGCGACATTCCCGGGTGGAACGATTACAGGAGCGCCAAAAGTCCGCACCATGGAGATTATCGAGGAACTTGAGCCAGTGCGGCGTGGGCCTTATACGGGTTCCATCGGGTGGATGGATTACAGTGGAAATATGGAATTGAACATCGTCATTCGTACGCTTGCCATCAAGGATGGTATTGGTTATGTACAGGCCGGTGCAGGAATTGTTATTGATTCCGATCCATATCGGGAATACAAGGAATGCCGCAACAAGGCAAGAGCCATGATGAGAGCTGTGAATTACAGCGAAGAGGCGGAAGCAAGCAGAGCTATTGAACAAGAACAAGCGGAGCGAACAGAAGCTGTTAAACTAAAATAA
- the cysK gene encoding cysteine synthase A: protein MAKVVNNVTELIGGTPLVRLNRIVPEGSAEVFVKLEYQNPGSSVKDRIAISIVEEAEKEGKLKPGDTIIEATSGNTGIGLAMVAAAKGYKSVIVMPETMSLERRNLLRAYGAELVLTPGAEGMNGAVKKAEELLKENPSYFMAEQFKNKANVKIHRETTGPEIVEAIQSVGGTLDAFVAGIGTGGTITGTGEVLKEAFAGIKIVAVEPAASPILAGGKPGPHKIQGIGANFIPEILDQEIYDEIIHIENDDAFETARQVAKEEGILSGISSGAAIRAGLQVAKQLGEGKRVVVIVPSNGERYLSTPLYNFEG, encoded by the coding sequence ATGGCTAAAGTAGTTAATAACGTAACAGAACTCATCGGAGGTACTCCGCTTGTTCGTCTGAACCGTATCGTACCTGAAGGCAGTGCTGAAGTATTCGTGAAGCTGGAGTACCAGAATCCAGGTTCAAGCGTGAAAGACCGTATCGCAATTAGCATTGTGGAAGAAGCGGAAAAAGAAGGCAAGCTGAAACCGGGTGATACCATTATTGAAGCAACAAGTGGTAACACGGGAATTGGACTCGCGATGGTGGCTGCAGCCAAAGGCTACAAGTCCGTTATTGTAATGCCTGAGACGATGAGCTTGGAGCGTCGTAACTTGCTTCGTGCGTATGGTGCTGAGCTTGTGCTTACACCTGGAGCTGAAGGTATGAATGGTGCTGTTAAAAAAGCCGAAGAACTGCTGAAAGAAAACCCTTCCTATTTCATGGCTGAGCAATTTAAAAATAAAGCCAACGTGAAGATCCACCGTGAAACGACTGGCCCTGAGATTGTTGAAGCAATTCAATCTGTAGGCGGTACGTTGGATGCTTTCGTTGCAGGAATCGGTACAGGTGGAACAATTACAGGTACAGGCGAAGTGCTGAAAGAAGCTTTCGCTGGTATTAAAATTGTTGCGGTTGAGCCAGCAGCTTCGCCAATTCTGGCGGGCGGCAAACCAGGACCACATAAGATCCAGGGGATTGGTGCCAACTTTATTCCTGAGATTCTGGATCAGGAAATCTATGATGAGATCATTCACATTGAGAATGATGATGCATTCGAGACGGCTCGTCAGGTAGCGAAGGAAGAGGGCATTCTGTCTGGTATTTCTTCCGGTGCGGCGATCCGTGCAGGTCTTCAGGTAGCGAAACAGTTGGGTGAAGGCAAGCGCGTTGTCGTAATCGTGCCAAGTAACGGCGAACGTTACCTCAGCACACCGCTTTACAACTTCGAAGGCTAA
- the pabA gene encoding aminodeoxychorismate/anthranilate synthase component II, producing MILVIDNYDSFTYNLVQYLGELGETVEVRRNDEIDLAGIEALAPDHILISPGPCTPNEAGISLAVIDHFKGSIPIFGVCLGHQSIGQAFGGNVIRAERMMHGKTSEMHHNGTSVFAGLPSPFTATRYHSLIVERSSLPDCLEITAETAEGEIMGLRHKEYAIEGVQFHPESIITDHGHQMLRNFLSQQVKV from the coding sequence ATGATACTGGTTATCGATAATTACGATTCCTTCACGTACAACCTGGTTCAATATTTGGGTGAACTGGGTGAGACGGTGGAAGTTCGCCGCAACGATGAGATTGATCTGGCAGGCATAGAGGCACTGGCACCTGATCATATTCTGATCTCTCCGGGTCCGTGTACACCGAATGAAGCAGGCATTAGCCTGGCAGTCATCGATCATTTCAAGGGAAGCATTCCGATCTTTGGTGTTTGTCTGGGTCATCAGTCCATCGGACAAGCGTTTGGCGGCAATGTCATTCGTGCGGAGCGCATGATGCACGGCAAAACATCCGAGATGCACCACAATGGAACATCGGTATTTGCCGGATTGCCATCTCCATTCACAGCTACCCGTTACCACTCCCTGATTGTCGAGCGCAGCAGCTTGCCTGACTGCCTGGAGATTACAGCGGAGACAGCTGAAGGTGAGATTATGGGTCTGCGCCACAAAGAATATGCGATTGAAGGTGTTCAATTCCACCCGGAATCCATTATTACAGACCATGGTCATCAGATGCTTCGTAACTTTTTGTCCCAACAAGTGAAGGTATAA
- the folB gene encoding dihydroneopterin aldolase — protein MDRMVMHRMEYYGYHGVFAEERKLGARYYIDLEIDMDLGEAGRNDDLTKTINYAEIHELVKQIVENKSFQLIEALGEHIASSLLDTYTIINALTVKVTKPHPPFDIHFGGVTVELRRTRK, from the coding sequence ATGGATAGAATGGTTATGCATCGAATGGAGTATTACGGATATCACGGTGTATTTGCCGAGGAGCGGAAGCTAGGGGCACGTTATTATATTGATCTGGAGATTGACATGGACCTGGGTGAGGCTGGGCGTAACGATGATCTGACCAAAACGATCAATTATGCGGAGATCCATGAGCTGGTAAAACAGATTGTAGAGAATAAATCATTCCAGTTAATTGAAGCTTTGGGCGAACATATTGCATCTTCTTTACTAGACACTTATACTATTATCAATGCATTGACAGTCAAGGTGACGAAGCCACATCCGCCATTCGATATTCATTTTGGGGGCGTAACGGTAGAGCTTCGCCGCACAAGAAAGTGA
- a CDS encoding peptidyl-prolyl cis-trans isomerase, which produces MTRQEKGLWTAVIVLTLGMLVMGTVMAMHGLRQGKDEADASHDANTEEGSAVATINGEVITDKEWTDALKRRYGSELLLQMLNRKAVFAEAIERKLIVTPQEIARELAAAMDGYDSEKSYFDEMKSQLGLSKQELELEAGYRLLLEKIATIGIQIKDADIEHYWTEHREDYVSPEKYDLSIIVVKEEEEADSLLDSLEKGQDFEEAARSQSTDSFSRDAGGRLGWIERNDPFQSEEILQLAAGLDVGDVAGPVRVEEGYVIIRLNDKEERQVQSAEEVREEIRMQLALSQADPLPQVEQMLRNKYEAVILSEIPAS; this is translated from the coding sequence ATGACAAGACAGGAAAAAGGGTTGTGGACGGCTGTAATTGTCTTGACGTTAGGCATGCTGGTCATGGGTACAGTGATGGCTATGCATGGTCTCAGACAGGGCAAAGACGAGGCAGATGCATCCCATGATGCCAATACGGAAGAAGGAAGCGCCGTAGCGACGATCAACGGAGAAGTTATCACGGACAAAGAGTGGACCGATGCGCTGAAACGACGTTACGGCAGTGAGTTATTACTCCAGATGTTAAACCGTAAAGCAGTATTTGCCGAAGCAATTGAACGCAAGCTGATCGTCACTCCCCAAGAGATTGCAAGAGAACTTGCCGCCGCGATGGATGGGTACGATTCAGAGAAATCATATTTTGACGAAATGAAGTCTCAATTGGGCCTGTCAAAACAGGAACTTGAATTGGAAGCCGGCTACAGGCTGCTGCTTGAGAAAATCGCAACGATTGGCATACAGATCAAGGATGCAGATATTGAGCATTACTGGACTGAACACCGTGAGGATTACGTTTCCCCCGAGAAATATGACTTGTCCATCATCGTAGTGAAGGAAGAAGAAGAGGCGGATTCCTTACTGGATTCGTTGGAGAAGGGACAAGACTTTGAAGAAGCTGCTCGTAGTCAATCGACGGACAGCTTCTCTCGTGATGCTGGTGGCAGGCTGGGATGGATTGAGCGGAATGATCCATTCCAGTCAGAAGAAATCCTTCAACTTGCTGCGGGGCTGGATGTAGGCGATGTTGCCGGACCGGTTCGAGTGGAAGAAGGTTATGTTATTATCAGACTTAATGATAAAGAAGAACGCCAGGTGCAGTCGGCCGAAGAGGTCCGTGAGGAGATTCGAATGCAACTGGCTCTGAGTCAGGCTGACCCGTTGCCGCAAGTAGAGCAAATGCTGCGTAACAAGTATGAAGCCGTAATCCTGTCCGAGATTCCTGCCTCCTGA